One genomic window of Cololabis saira isolate AMF1-May2022 chromosome 3, fColSai1.1, whole genome shotgun sequence includes the following:
- the LOC133441137 gene encoding apoptosis-associated speck-like protein containing a CARD, producing MAQKNPTRILKKLLNHLSVDNFKEFCDALLDRREEPCVPRVKVEGKSRLEIGNVMINTFTEQGALKVAEEILREIGCSQAADKLAKEAGPAGPARPARPAGPAGPAGQVGAPMKHFVDEDMKDFLQRVSNHGRSMDEQFLEILREQEPYLLADLKIK from the exons ATGGcgcaaaaaaaccccacaaGGATTTTGAAAAAACTCTTGAACCACCTTTCTGTGGATAACTTCAAGGAGTTTTGCGACGCGCTCCTGGACCGCAGGGAGGAACCGTGCGTCCCTCGCGTAAAGGTGGAGGGGAAAAGCCGCCTGGAGATCGGTAATGTGATGATAAACACTTTCACGGAGCAGGGAGCTCTGAAGGTGGCAGAGGAAATCCTCAGAGAGATCGGCTGCTCCCAGGCTGCGGACAAACTCG CTAaagaggcaggaccagcaggaccagcaagaCCAGcaagaccagcaggaccagcaggaccagcaggacaaGTGGGTGCACCCA tgAAGCATTTTGTGGACGAAGACATGAAGGACTTCCTCCAGAGAGTGTCCAATCACGGCCGCAGTATGGATGAGCAGTTCCTCGAAATCCTCCGGGAACAGGAGCCATATCTTCTAGCTGaccttaaaataaaatag